In Negativicutes bacterium, the sequence TCCGTCAACTGGCGCTACTATTAGCGTATCATTTAAGTCATCTGTTGCTTTTTGCACATTTGCTCTATTATATTCCACAACTGCCGCATGTTGACTTTCCACCGACTGTTGCGTGTCAAGTTTTTGCTTATCAATAGCTTCTTGTGCTGCTAACGCAAGGTATCTTTGAGTATCTAACCTTGAATTGCTAAGATTAGCCTCCGCTTGTGCTAATTGAGCTTTAGCTGATAATACAACACTTTCATATTGACGCGAATCGATTCTAAATAAAGGTTGTCCTTTACGAACCATTTCACCACCGGAAACATATTTTTCTACAATATTTCCTGATACTCTAGCTTGTACCTTTACTTCATTCTTTGCTTTAACCTGACCAGCATATTCATATACCAGTGGAGTATCTTTTTGCATGACATTCATAGCCTTAACAGGAACTGCTTGTCCTGGTTTAGCACCTTGTTGGTTTCCGCAGCCAAAAAAAGCCGCTGTTGCTAACACTACTATCAATGCTAAACTAATCACTTTTACCTTCTTGTTTACAATCACTATTTACCCTCCTTGTGTCTAAATAAAAAAATTATTCGACTTCAAACTAATTCAATTTTACACCAATAATTTTATTTTGAATAGGTTTATTTTTGGTAGAAATACATATTTAGCATCTATTTACTGCAATTGGTTGCTACGTAACTGTCCGCAAGCAGCTTCAATATCACTACCATATTCCAAGCGAATACTAACATTAATACAGTTTTTCTTAAGCTCGTCATAAAATTTTAAAACCGTTTCTTTGAGGCTACGCTGATATTGTGAAAATTCATCAACTTCATTATATGGTATTAAATTTACACTGATCTTTTTGGTTCTAGAGCCAATTAGTTTTGCTAATTCTCGCGCACATTCTAAATTATCATTAATATTTTTAAATAAAATATATTCAAAGGTAATTCTTTTATTACTTCTTTCTAGATAATAATCTACAGCACCCATTAAATTTTTTATGTCATACACCTTATTTACTTTCATAATTTTGCTACGCATTTCATCATTGGGTGAATGTAGTGATATCGCTAAATTTATATTAATATTATCATTGGCAAAGTTTATTATTTGGGGGCTTAAGCCACTTGTCGATACTGTAATTTTGCGACTAGCAATAGCTAACCCGTTTTCTTCCTTTAAAATAGTTACCGCTTTTTTAAAATTTTCATAGTTATCAAACGGTTCACCAATCCCCATTATGACAACATTTGTAACAACTTTAGCACTAGCTATATTTTTTTTAATATATTGATTAGCCACCATAATTTGACTGATAAATTCACCGACCATTAAATCACGTTTTTTCCCTAGCAAACCACTAGCACAAAAACTACACCCCATATTACAACCAACCTGTGAAGTTATACAAAGTGACATTCCGTACTTGTTGTGCATTAGTACGCTTTCTATTAAATTACCATCTGACAATTCTAATAAAAACTTAACTGTTTTATCAGTTGCAATTCTTTTTATCTTAACTTGTGGTAATTGTAAAGAGTACTGCTTTTTAATAGCCGTTAGATATTTTTCATTGACATTAACGCATTCTGCCCAGCTTTCAACTTTATTACGGTAAAGATTTTTCCAAAGTGCTAGTGCATTCCCCTTGGTATAGCCCTCTTTTTCTGAAAATATGATTAAGTCAGGTAAAGTTAAATTGTAAATATATTCTTGTTTCATAACACACCTCTTATTTTGTCCTTAAATTATATTTTATAATAAATTTGTGAAAAATATAATAATCTCTAAAAATTAACATAGAAGATTATTGACAATGATGTTAAAATGGTAATGGAGTTTTTATATCAATATGTAACTATGCTTTACATAGATTATTTTATAGTGAGAGAGGGATATATTTTTATGACAATTAAAGCTTTAACTTCGCTTGATGGACGTTATGGTGCCATAACACAACCATTAGGTGATTATTTTTCTGAATGGGCCTTGTTAAAATACCGCACTCATGTTGAGGTTGAATGGTTAATTACCATGGCACAAAATCCACAAATTAAAGAGGTGCGTTCTTTTAGCGCCGAAGAAATCACATTCTTAAGAAATATCGTTATAAATTTCGATTTAACTTCTGCGGAAAAGATTAAAGATATCGAAAAAACTACTAATCATGACGTTAAAGCTGTTGAATATTTCTTACGCAATACTTTATCAGAAACATCATTAGTTGATGTTATTGAATTTTTACATTTTGCTTGTACTTCCGAAGATATTAATAATTTATCTTATGCTTTAATGATTAAAGAAGGTGTGCAAAAAGTATGGGTACCAGCAGCAGAAAAATTAGTAGCTGATGTTGCCACTAGAGCCGAAAGTTTAAAAGATGTTGCAATGTTAGCTCATACTCACGGCCAACCGGCATCACCAACAACTTTAGGTAAAGAATTAGCAGTATTTGTTTATCGCTGGAATAGACAATTAAAACAAATTGCCAACCTAGAATTTTTAGGAAAATTCAACGGCGCTGTTGGTAACTTTAATGCTCATAGCATCTCTTATCCAGAAATTAACTGGCAAGAATTATCCTGTAATTTTGTTCAAGGTTTAGGCTTACAATATAATCCTCTAACAACACAAATTGAGTCACATGATTATATGGCTGAATGTTTCCACGCTATCAGTCGTTTCAATAACATCTTATTAGATTTTAACCGCGATATGTGGCTATATATTTCACTAAACTACTTTAAACAAAAAGCAATCAAAGGTGAAGTTGGTTCTTCAACAATGCCACATAAGGTTAACCCTATTGACTTTGAAAACTCAGAAGCTAACTTAGGATTAAGCAACGCCTTACTTGACCATTTAGCTAATAAATTGCCAATCTCTCGGTTACAACGTGATTTAAGTGATTCTTCAGCACAACGCAATATTGGTGCCGGTATTGGTCATTCATATTTAGCACTAGTTTATGCAACTAAAGGTTTTGCTAAAACTTTAGAAAATCAAGCAGCACTAGATGCTCACTTAACAAATGCTTGGGAAGTTATTTCTGAAGCTGTGCAAACAGTTATGAGAAAACACGGTCATACTAATCCTTATGATAAGTTAAAAGAAATTACTCGCGGTAAAACAATCGGCGAGGTTGAAATTAAAGAATTTATTAATAGTATTGAATTACCACAAGCTGATAAAGACAGATTATTAGCATTAACACCAAGCACTTATGTTGGTATCGCTGGTAGCTTGCTAAAAAATATTTAATATTATATTTTAAAGGAATTAACCAAAAGTTAATTCCTTTTTTTATTAGCACTTTTTTAAATGAAATATAAAAAAGGACTATCGCTAGTCCTTAATTTCATATGGTGGGCGATGACAGGATCGAACTGCCGACATCCTGCTTGTAAGGCAGGCGCTCTCCCAGCTGAGCTAATCACCCATATTAAATTTGGTGACCCGTAGGGGAATCGAACCCCTGATACCGCCGTGAAAGGGCGGTGTCTTAACCGCTTGACCAACGGGCCATATTAATAACTATTTAAATGGTGGGCCCACCTGGGTTCGAACCAGGGACCAACCGGTTATGAGCCGGTTGCTCTACCACTGAGCTATAGGCCCAAATAAATGGCTCCTTGAGTAGGACTCGAACCTACGACCGATCGGTTAACAGCCGATTGCTCTACCAACTGAGCTATCAAGGAACGTTATCAACGATTAATATTATATAGTATTATTATCGTTTCGTCAATACATTTATCTGAATTATTCTAAGAAATCTTTGAGTTTTTTACTACGACTTGGATGACGTAATTTTCTTAAAGCTTTTGCTTCAATTTGTCTAATACGTTCTCTGGTAACACCAAAACTTTGACCAACCTCTTCTAAAGTTCTAGCTCTACCATCATCTAAGCCAAATCGCAATCTTAAAACTTTCTCTTCTCGTGGTGTTAATGTCTCTAAAACTTCTTCTAATTGTTCTTTTAACAACATAAATGAAGCCGCTTCTGCTGGTGCCGGAGCATCTTGGTCTTCAATAAAATCGCCTAAATGGGAATCTTCTTCCTCACCAATCGGAGTTTCCAGTGACACTGGTTCTTGCGCTATTTTCATGATCTCGCGAACCCGTTCAACTGTTATCTCCATTTCTTTCGCTATTTCTTCCGGTGCCGGTTCTCTACCAAGTTCTTGTAATAATTGACGTGAAACTCTAATTAATTTATTGATAGTTTCAACCATATGTACGGGAATTCTGATAGTTCGAGCCTGATCAGCAATTGCTCTAGTAATAGCTTGTCTAATCCACCAAGTTGCATAAGTACTAAACTTGTAACCTTTATTATAGTCAAATTTTTCTACCGCTTTTATCAGTCCTAAATTACCTTCTTGTATTAAATCTAAAAATAACATTCCACGACCAACATAACGCTTCGCAATACTTACAACAAGACGCAAATTAGCTTCTGCCAAACGACGTTTAGCTTCCTCATCGCCTTCTTCCATTCTTTTTGCCAAACAAATTTCCTCATCAGCCGTTAATAGAGGCACTCTGCCAATCTCTTTAAGATACATTCGCACCGGGTCATCAATGCTGATACCTTCAGGGATTGATAAATCTATATCAATTTCTTCAGAATTATTTTCATCAATTTCACTGTCTTCTAACGGATCATTTTCATTTATTTCATCAACTAGCTCAATACCTTTGCTAGTAAAAACTTCATATATATCATCAATTTCATCAGGTGATAACTCTTCACTTTGTAATACATCCATTATTTCAGCATAAGTTAATACGCCACCACGTTTTTTACCTTTTTTGATTAACTTTTCAATTATCTCCATTGTATTGGAATTGGGAGTAACTTTTTTCTCTGACATGTGCACCCCTCCTTTCTACATTTAACCTTGTTTAAATATTATTTCATTCATTATATATTTTTTTAATCTCATTCTTTATTCGCTGACTTTCTGCTAATTCCTGCAAAAAAGAGCTTTCCCCCATACGTTCTAATTCATCAGCTTTTAACCGATGTTGTTCATACTGATAATTCAAATAGGCTAAGTGAATAGTTTTGAGACAATCATCAATAAATTTCATATCATCAGCTACTTGAAGTTCCGTCATTAAACTACAAGATAGTTCTGCATTAGCTTTTTCCGACAACTGCTGACCAATATTAATTTCATTGAAAGCAAGTTTTTCGGTGGCATAATGGAAAATTATTTTTAAAATTTCTTGATGCTGTTCATTATTTAATTCCGACAAATTTAATTTATCTTTAACATAATCTATTTTGGAATTGTCGTTCCAAAGCACTTGGATTAAGTTGCGTCCTGCCATAATAACAGCATTATCAACAGTTACCATTGAGCGCGTTATAGTGCTAACCCTATTGCCTAAATTCTTATTATTTTTTTGTAAATATTTCTGCAATTCGCTACGGATAGACGCTTCATCAATTCCTAGTTTTTGCGAAATTGCAGCAATGTGCAAATTAACTTCTACTGCATTATCAGTTTCCGCTAAGATTGGCACTAATTTTACTACAACCGCCACTTTTCCTTCTAGTCCAGTAAAATCTATTTCAGACAACGTTTTATCAACTTGATATTCCAATAGCGGTTTAGCACTGTCGATTAATCCTTGAAAAGCTTCAGTACCATATTTTTTTATATAATCATCAGGATCTTTACCATCAGGAATACTTAAAACCTTAACCTTAGCACCAATTTTTTTTACAATAGCAAGCGCTCGTAAGGTAGCATTTTGTCCGGCATTATCACTATCATAAGCAAAAATAAAATTATCAGTATACTTCAGTAATTTCTTGCCGTGTTCTACTGTAAAAGATGTTCCTAACGATGCGATAACATTCTTTATCCCCGCATTATAAGCTGAGATAACATCCATATAGCCTTCAACAATTAACGCCTGATTCTTTTCTTTGATATATTTACCAGCTTTAGCTAAACCAAATAAAGTTTGTCGTTTATTAAAAACGACAGTTTCCGGTGAATTTAAATACTTCGGTAAACTGTCATCCAGAACCCTTCCCCCAAAACCGATTACTCTATTTTTTTCATCTGTAATCGGGAAAATAACTCTATTACGAAAACGGTCATAAATACCGCCTTGTTTTCGCTCCAACACCAATCCAGCCTGCAATAAATCAGTTTCGGTAAAGCCTCTTTTAACAAAAGCTTGCGATAACTTATCCCAATAGTTCGGAGCAAAGCCCAGCTGGAATTCATTAATCACTTCATCTGACAGTCCACGTTTTTTTAAATATGCTGTAGCACTTTTTCCATAATTAGTTTTCGTTAAACACGCAAAGAAAAAGTCCTTGGCAGTCGCATTTATTTTATACAATAAAGATATTTGCTTATCTCTTAATAGCTCTTCTTTGGTTTTCTCTTTTTGCGGTAACGGAAGATTTATTTTTTGCGCCAACATTCTTGTCGCTTCAAAGAAAGTAATATTTTCAATTTTCATTATAAAATTAAAAACATTCCCTCCGGCTTGACAACCAAAACAGTAAAAAAAGCCTTTGTCCGGCGTAACTGAAAAAGATGCCGTCTTTTCACTGTGAAACGGACAGCAACCCCAATAATTTTTACCATTTTTTTTCAATGAAACATATTCAGAAATTATTGCAACAATATCACTTTCTTCGCGCAAACGTTCTATAAACTCTTCGTACGCTATATCTTTCATGTTTTCATCCTTTGTGAACCATTAGAAAACTACCTATCATACTTCTTTTCGATAAAGTTTTACATTTTCCTTCTTTTTTCTCCATTAATATTTTGTTATTTTTTCTTATATTATGAGTATTCAATACAAATTCAAAATATCCTTTTTCAGTATTGACATTATTAACATTTTTTGTTTATACTAGTTATTTTTCTTATGACCTTATTTTGCAACACCTTTTGCCGGAATAAAAATATTTTCAAATAAATTTATGGCATACAAATCAGTTAGTCCCGCAATATAATCTACCACAGTTGTCTTTAAACCATAGCGTTCTTCTCGCTCCAAAAATTCTGCCGGTAACTTTTCTGGTCTTTTCATAAAATAATGATATAAAGTTTCTACTATAAATTGTGCTTTCATTCGGTCTTCTTCTAAATTGATAGAATGATAAATTTTTTCAAACATAAACTGTCTAAATTCAGCCATTGCTAAGGTTATTTCTTCAGACATGGTGATATAGCTTTTATTGGCAGATTGATTAATCATATCTGCTACCATGATTGTAATCATCTGTGAGGTTGTTTTGCCAAATATTTTTCGCACGGTTCTCGGCAACATGGCTTCAGTGATAAGTCCCGCCCGACAGCCATCATCATAATCATGACATAAATAAGCAATTCGGTCCGCCGTCTTAACAATATTACCTTCCAAACAAACCGCATTATCAGCGCCAGTATGATTTAAAATACCCTCCAACACTGCTTTTGTTAAATTAAGTCCTTTACCATTACGTTCCAAACACTCAACAACTCTGATACTTTGTTCATTGTGTTTAAAATGTCCAAGCACTTGTTGCAACGCTTCTTCACCGGAATGTCCAAAGGGTGTATGTCCAACATCATGACCGAGCGAAATCGCCTCTGTTAAATCTTCATTCAATAATAACGCTCTCGCAATCGTCCGCGAAATTTGTGAAACCTCTAAGCTATGTGTCATTCTCGTACGATAATGATCACCGGGAGCAATATAAACTTGAGTCTTATGCTTTAAACGTCGAAAAGCCTTACTATGAATAATCCGGTCTCGATCTCGTTGATACGCCGTTCGATAACAACAATTTTCTTCCGGTATATTTCTTACGGCAGCACTACTTTTCGCGGCATATGCTGATAAAATGTTATGTTCACGTTCTTCTAAAAACTCTCTGACAGTCATAGCACCAACCTCCTTTTTTTAATATTACACATAAAATAAAAAAAGCCTGCCCACAAATAACTTTAATTACTTTTATAAATTATTTTGTTATAATGAGCGTAGAAAGGACTGATGAATTTTGAAAAAAAATATTTTTTTATTATTAACCTTCCTAATTATATTGACAGTAAGCACTTCCTGCTTTGCCGCAAAACCGAAAATAACTGCCGACAATACTTATTTTGACATTAACAATGCCGCCTATATCTTAACCGGTAATGTTTATATTGAAACCGGTGATCGAATAATTACTGCTGATAAAGCCAAAGTTAGTATGTTATCAATGGAAGTTTGGGCTGATGGATCTATCAAGTTAACGCAAAATGATGTTACTTTAACCGGCGACAGCGTCTATGCTAATAACGCTGAAAAAAGCGCCACAATAAGCGGAAATGTTTGTTTAGAACGTAGCAACCTAAAGATAACAGCTGAAACCGCGATATATAATTGGCAAACTAAAATTGCTGTTTTTAAAAACAATGTTGTTGTCGAAAAAGATGGGGCAAGCTCAAGTAGCAATGAACTAAATTATAACTTTACGACAAATAGTATTTTATAAAGATAAGGGTATGATTTTCATCATACCCTTATCTTTATATCACTAACCCCAAACATACATTTATAAGAGGTTAAAATATATGGTTAAGCCATTACAGCTTAACCATATATTTTTATTTAATTTTACTAAAGTCAATTACTTGCATTGTCATCATTGTTATTTTATTTAATAATGCCAAGCGATTATTGCGGATAGCTTCATTTTCATCCATTACCATTACATTAGCAAAAAACTCATCTATCGGTTGAGTTAAATTTACCATTTCATTAATCGCCGCAACATAGTCAAACTCAGCGATCAAAGTTTCAACTTTATCACTAACAACCTGATAGGCCTTGTGAAGTGTTTTTTCAGCATCATTTTGCAGTAAATCAATACTAACGTCTGCACACTCTGCTTTTTTCGCTAAATTACCCACCCTCACAAACGCCTGGATCGCTTTTGGCATTTCATTATTGTCAATAGTTTTCACCAACGCTTGTGCCTTTAAATATGCTAAATACACATCATCAATATTATTTAACGTTGCTTCAATAATATCATAACGAACATTTTCATCAGATAGTACATTTTTGATTCTTAACGCAAAAAACTCTTCAAGACTGGTCAATAAAGTATTTTTTTGTACAGTATCCGTAATGTTAAGTAGTTCCATCGCTTTTTCAGCAATTACTTTAATCGATACATTAAATTTAGCAGCTATCAGAATATTAACAATTCCCAGCGCTTGGCGTCTTAATGCATAAGGGTCTTGTGAACCCGTTGGAATAAGACCACGACTAAACGTAGCAACAATATTATCTATTTTGTCAGCAATACTCAGCATTTTTCCAGCAACAGACTCAGGTAATTCATCCCCAGCAAAGCGTGGTAAGTAGTGTTCAAAAATAGCGTTAGCCACTTCCGGTGTTTCGCCATTAAGCAATGCATATTCTTTACCCATCAAACCTTGAAGCTCGGTAAATTCACAAACCATCCCTGTAACCAAGTCGGTTTTAGCAAGAATTGCGCCTCTTTCTACTGTAACAAGCTCAGTCATATTAGCATCAACTTCACCTAAAATAAAAGCAGCTAATTCTTTTATTCTCATAACTTTATCATAAATAGTGCCTAAGCCTTCTTGGAACACTATCGTTTTAAGTTTATCTAATCTATCAATTAATGGAACCTTACAATCTTCTTCAAAGAAAAATTGTGCGTCAGCCAATCTAGCTCTTAAGACTCTTTCATTACCATGTTGCACAATATTTAAATGCTCAGCCCCCCCATTGCGGACTGTAATAAACATCGGCATTAATGAACCATTAGCATCTTTAACTGGGAAATAGCGTTGATGTTCTCGCATCGGTGTAACAACAGTTTCCGGTGGCAGTTTTAAATATTTTTCTTCAAAGACACCACATAAAGCGGTAGGATATTCTACTAAATATACTACTTCTTCTAGCAAATCTTCAGTAATATCAGCTCTACCATTTTTACTAGCAGCTAGCTCTTCAATTTGCTGTAAAATCATTGAACGGCGAAGTTCTTGATTTACAATAACAAAGTTTTCTGCCATTTTTTCAACATATTCAGTGGCATTATTTATTGTTATTGCACCGGAACTTAAAAATCTATGTCCACGACTAACATTCCCACTTTTCACACCGGCAATTTCAAAGTCAATTACAACATTGTCGAGCAAGCCAATTAACCACTTAATCGGACGAACAAATTTCATTTCTAAATCAGCCCAACGCATATTTTTAGGGAAATTTAAGCTGTTTATTATTTCAACTAATAATTCTGGTAATATTTCCTCAACGTTTTTGCCAGTTTCATTAATTTTTGCATAAACATAATCATCTTTTACAAACAGCTCTTCCACTGCTACATTTTGCCCTCTGGCAAAACCTTGTGCCGCTTTCGTAGCTTTTCCTTCACCATCAAAGGCCACTTTTATCGATGGACCTTTACTCTCAGTCGAAATATCAGCTTGTTTCTCTGCAAGACCTTCAACCATTAGGGCCATTCTTCTTGGCGTTCCATAAACCTTTACAACCTTAAATTGAATTCGTAGTTGCTTTAATTTATCTGTCGCTAAACTTTCTAACTGTTTTAAAACATTCGGCATAAATCTAGCCGGTATTTCTTCCGTTCCAATTTCCAGTAATAAGTTTTTACTCATCTTTTTTACCTCCTTTTAACAGCGGATATCCTAATTCTTCTCGTTGCTTAAGATAACCTTGCGCGCATAGTCTGGCCATATTCCGTACACGACCGATAAAACCCGTGCGTTCACTAACACTAATTGCGCCTCTAGCATCTAGTAAGTTAAAAGTGTGTGAGCATTTTAATACATAATCGTAAGCTGGTAAAACAAAGCCTTGCTCAATTATTCTTACCGCTTCTTTTTCATACATATCAAATAAATTAAATAACAGTTCAGTATCAGCTAACTCAAAATTATAATGTGATTGTTCTACTTCATTTTGATGGAATACATCACCATAAGTAACACCATTAACCCATTCTAAATCATAAACATTTTCTTTTCCTTGAATATACATTGCTAAACGTTCTAAACCATATGTTATCTCTACTGAAACAGGTTTTACGTCAACACTACCAACTTGTTGAAAATAAGTAAATTGGGTGATTTCCATCCCATCCAGCCATACTTCCCAACCTAAGCCCCAAGCCCCCAAAGTCGGTGATTCCCAGTTATCTTCAACAAAACGGATATCATGTTCTTCCGGTTTAATCCCCAATTTTTTCAAACTTTCTAAATAAAGCTCTTGAATATTATCAGGCGATGGTTTCATAATAACTTGAAATTGATGATGTTGAAATAATCTATTAGGATTTTCACCATAACGCCCATCAGCCGGACGGCGTGATGGTTCAACATAAGCTACATTCCATGGTTCC encodes:
- the rlmN gene encoding 23S rRNA (adenine(2503)-C(2))-methyltransferase RlmN — its product is MKQEYIYNLTLPDLIIFSEKEGYTKGNALALWKNLYRNKVESWAECVNVNEKYLTAIKKQYSLQLPQVKIKRIATDKTVKFLLELSDGNLIESVLMHNKYGMSLCITSQVGCNMGCSFCASGLLGKKRDLMVGEFISQIMVANQYIKKNIASAKVVTNVVIMGIGEPFDNYENFKKAVTILKEENGLAIASRKITVSTSGLSPQIINFANDNININLAISLHSPNDEMRSKIMKVNKVYDIKNLMGAVDYYLERSNKRITFEYILFKNINDNLECARELAKLIGSRTKKISVNLIPYNEVDEFSQYQRSLKETVLKFYDELKKNCINVSIRLEYGSDIEAACGQLRSNQLQ
- the purB gene encoding adenylosuccinate lyase; the protein is MTIKALTSLDGRYGAITQPLGDYFSEWALLKYRTHVEVEWLITMAQNPQIKEVRSFSAEEITFLRNIVINFDLTSAEKIKDIEKTTNHDVKAVEYFLRNTLSETSLVDVIEFLHFACTSEDINNLSYALMIKEGVQKVWVPAAEKLVADVATRAESLKDVAMLAHTHGQPASPTTLGKELAVFVYRWNRQLKQIANLEFLGKFNGAVGNFNAHSISYPEINWQELSCNFVQGLGLQYNPLTTQIESHDYMAECFHAISRFNNILLDFNRDMWLYISLNYFKQKAIKGEVGSSTMPHKVNPIDFENSEANLGLSNALLDHLANKLPISRLQRDLSDSSAQRNIGAGIGHSYLALVYATKGFAKTLENQAALDAHLTNAWEVISEAVQTVMRKHGHTNPYDKLKEITRGKTIGEVEIKEFINSIELPQADKDRLLALTPSTYVGIAGSLLKNI
- the rpoD gene encoding RNA polymerase sigma factor RpoD, which translates into the protein MSEKKVTPNSNTMEIIEKLIKKGKKRGGVLTYAEIMDVLQSEELSPDEIDDIYEVFTSKGIELVDEINENDPLEDSEIDENNSEEIDIDLSIPEGISIDDPVRMYLKEIGRVPLLTADEEICLAKRMEEGDEEAKRRLAEANLRLVVSIAKRYVGRGMLFLDLIQEGNLGLIKAVEKFDYNKGYKFSTYATWWIRQAITRAIADQARTIRIPVHMVETINKLIRVSRQLLQELGREPAPEEIAKEMEITVERVREIMKIAQEPVSLETPIGEEEDSHLGDFIEDQDAPAPAEAASFMLLKEQLEEVLETLTPREEKVLRLRFGLDDGRARTLEEVGQSFGVTRERIRQIEAKALRKLRHPSRSKKLKDFLE
- a CDS encoding DNA primase, with the translated sequence MKDIAYEEFIERLREESDIVAIISEYVSLKKNGKNYWGCCPFHSEKTASFSVTPDKGFFYCFGCQAGGNVFNFIMKIENITFFEATRMLAQKINLPLPQKEKTKEELLRDKQISLLYKINATAKDFFFACLTKTNYGKSATAYLKKRGLSDEVINEFQLGFAPNYWDKLSQAFVKRGFTETDLLQAGLVLERKQGGIYDRFRNRVIFPITDEKNRVIGFGGRVLDDSLPKYLNSPETVVFNKRQTLFGLAKAGKYIKEKNQALIVEGYMDVISAYNAGIKNVIASLGTSFTVEHGKKLLKYTDNFIFAYDSDNAGQNATLRALAIVKKIGAKVKVLSIPDGKDPDDYIKKYGTEAFQGLIDSAKPLLEYQVDKTLSEIDFTGLEGKVAVVVKLVPILAETDNAVEVNLHIAAISQKLGIDEASIRSELQKYLQKNNKNLGNRVSTITRSMVTVDNAVIMAGRNLIQVLWNDNSKIDYVKDKLNLSELNNEQHQEILKIIFHYATEKLAFNEINIGQQLSEKANAELSCSLMTELQVADDMKFIDDCLKTIHLAYLNYQYEQHRLKADELERMGESSFLQELAESQRIKNEIKKIYNE
- a CDS encoding deoxyguanosinetriphosphate triphosphohydrolase — encoded protein: MTVREFLEEREHNILSAYAAKSSAAVRNIPEENCCYRTAYQRDRDRIIHSKAFRRLKHKTQVYIAPGDHYRTRMTHSLEVSQISRTIARALLLNEDLTEAISLGHDVGHTPFGHSGEEALQQVLGHFKHNEQSIRVVECLERNGKGLNLTKAVLEGILNHTGADNAVCLEGNIVKTADRIAYLCHDYDDGCRAGLITEAMLPRTVRKIFGKTTSQMITIMVADMINQSANKSYITMSEEITLAMAEFRQFMFEKIYHSINLEEDRMKAQFIVETLYHYFMKRPEKLPAEFLEREERYGLKTTVVDYIAGLTDLYAINLFENIFIPAKGVAK
- a CDS encoding organic solvent tolerance protein OstA, with amino-acid sequence MKKNIFLLLTFLIILTVSTSCFAAKPKITADNTYFDINNAAYILTGNVYIETGDRIITADKAKVSMLSMEVWADGSIKLTQNDVTLTGDSVYANNAEKSATISGNVCLERSNLKITAETAIYNWQTKIAVFKNNVVVEKDGASSSSNELNYNFTTNSIL
- a CDS encoding glycine--tRNA ligase subunit beta; translated protein: MSKNLLLEIGTEEIPARFMPNVLKQLESLATDKLKQLRIQFKVVKVYGTPRRMALMVEGLAEKQADISTESKGPSIKVAFDGEGKATKAAQGFARGQNVAVEELFVKDDYVYAKINETGKNVEEILPELLVEIINSLNFPKNMRWADLEMKFVRPIKWLIGLLDNVVIDFEIAGVKSGNVSRGHRFLSSGAITINNATEYVEKMAENFVIVNQELRRSMILQQIEELAASKNGRADITEDLLEEVVYLVEYPTALCGVFEEKYLKLPPETVVTPMREHQRYFPVKDANGSLMPMFITVRNGGAEHLNIVQHGNERVLRARLADAQFFFEEDCKVPLIDRLDKLKTIVFQEGLGTIYDKVMRIKELAAFILGEVDANMTELVTVERGAILAKTDLVTGMVCEFTELQGLMGKEYALLNGETPEVANAIFEHYLPRFAGDELPESVAGKMLSIADKIDNIVATFSRGLIPTGSQDPYALRRQALGIVNILIAAKFNVSIKVIAEKAMELLNITDTVQKNTLLTSLEEFFALRIKNVLSDENVRYDIIEATLNNIDDVYLAYLKAQALVKTIDNNEMPKAIQAFVRVGNLAKKAECADVSIDLLQNDAEKTLHKAYQVVSDKVETLIAEFDYVAAINEMVNLTQPIDEFFANVMVMDENEAIRNNRLALLNKITMMTMQVIDFSKIK
- the glyQ gene encoding glycine--tRNA ligase subunit alpha, translated to MTFQDIILTLQNFWAGQNCILSQPYDVEKGAGTMNPSTFLRALGPEPWNVAYVEPSRRPADGRYGENPNRLFQHHQFQVIMKPSPDNIQELYLESLKKLGIKPEEHDIRFVEDNWESPTLGAWGLGWEVWLDGMEITQFTYFQQVGSVDVKPVSVEITYGLERLAMYIQGKENVYDLEWVNGVTYGDVFHQNEVEQSHYNFELADTELLFNLFDMYEKEAVRIIEQGFVLPAYDYVLKCSHTFNLLDARGAISVSERTGFIGRVRNMARLCAQGYLKQREELGYPLLKGGKKDE